AGTGGTTTTGACCTCATGAACCCTCTGAAAAGATCTCTGGAACCCCCAGGGTTctacactttgagaactgctgcctAGATCATCGGTTTCTTGATGACAAGGCCATTTGCTGTTCATCCTTAcagactgggttatttatttatttatttattttaacttaaagacCAATGTAATAGGACAGACTGGGTTTTAAACAGACTATGTAGTTGGCACTCAGTAAACCTTGCTTGAATTGTTTGGAAATGTCTGTGTCATGAGGGTTTATTGCTCTATCATCAGCATCCAGGGACGTTCTATACCCACTCTAGTGATGCTGCTGTTGCTGAAGGCTTTTGGATTCTCCTTGGAGGCTGGCTTTTAGAGAAATCGGTAGTTCCGTTGAATATCCTCCGTGATGCCATATCTTTGTTCTCTGAGAAGCACTTTGATTTTTGGGAACAGCCAGAGTGATGAAATCTGGTTTCTAATACGAGTAGTCAAATTGGGTAACACTGTATTTTGGATTTGTAAAAGGGAATACTGTCTTCCTAAAACTGGGACGGCAGATCTACTTTAATGGCCATTTCTCTaattttacacatatatttatacctATGCAAATGATGTTTGTCACAGTTTAATAATTACATCATCATTTCAAGagtaaaaagtggaaacaatctaaatttaCTACTAGGTGACCAGTTAGATAAGCTGTGAGCAACCATAGAACAGAACACTCTGAAGCGGAAGAAAGGAATGATAAAAATTCTGtatgtattaataataaattaactcctagatatattaagtgaaaaagcaaaagGCAAAACAAAGTATGTAGTATACTATCATCTGTAAAGAAGACGCCTGTAtagtgagtgtgtgtctgtgtctatgtgtttgcTCATGTATGCATAAGGTGCACAATAAACTGGGCATGTGGTTTCCTCCAGGGAGGAGAACTAGATGGCTGGGGTCAAGAGCAGGTGAGCAGCTTTTCCAGGACTGTCCTTTTGTACCTTTTGAATTCTAAAACCATCGGAATGTGACCTAATGAAACATAAACTTTAAAAGTCCCAAACTGAAAAGATGATGATGTCCTCcccttacaaaattaaaaataaaaacaattttaacacTTAGAAAACCTATTCTCTAAAAGAATTCTGTGTATTTCCTGGGCAATTACACAATTGTTAGAATAAATGTACAATGTACCAGGTGACATGTGGAAGGGGACAACAGAAGGGGGCAATGACAGGCACTTGTGAAAATATTCGCCTTTTTCTTAATCATGTCTTGTTCCTCTTCTCATCCTTGCTTCATTTCACAAATAGGGGAACTGAGTCCAGGTAGGTGAAGTGACTCATCAGTGCCACCTGGGCTCTTGGTTCTAATGCTTGCTTTGTTAGAGAGGAGATTTCCAGACTGCTCCTGCAGCTCTCTCTGCTAGGATGTGGTAGGAgtgaggggaggagagggtggCAGATCCTCTTTCATTTGGCCTTAAACGTACCTCCCTCTTTGCCTCTCACCCTGAGCAGGTCTGGCATCTCAGGCCAGTGAACACCTGTGGTGGTGGCTGTGGGACAGCTTCTTCCcctgctctttctcttccttcttccccttgGCCACCCACACCCAGGCAGGTGTCCTCGCCAACCCCAGGACACTGCTCTTGATGTTTCAAAGGCACGTGTCCTCCTTTTCTGAAATTGACATTACCCAGTTCAATATCACCTACTTTACCAGAGTACTTTGGGCTCTTTCAAATCAATTTCTGCTTCAAAGGATAAAGAGTTGTCATCAGCTAAGAGGTTCAAAAGTCTTTGGTGTAGGCTCTCCAAAATTCTGGCAGAGGTCAGGTGACCCTGGCTTTTATAAAGGAGtctggcattcattcattcattcattcattcattcattgaagaaATATGTATTGGACCTATTCATTGCATGAGGCActttctaggcactggggatgaAATGTTGGCCGAAACAGATAAGGTCTCTGTTCTTATGAAGCTCACATTCACGTGATGAGAGGCTGACAGTaatcaagcaaacaaataaatgatcaAGGTAACTTCAGATACTAATAGATAAGAGGGCGATGTGACAGATAGGGGCTGGGGAGCCACCTTTGGACTTGTGCTGAATTCTATCTGAAGATACCTTCACTAAGAGAGAGGTGCTGTCTCCATGGCTTTTGAGGGCCTCCCCTCCAGTGGTGAGATTTTAACAATCTCCCCATCTGACAGGTTCTTATGCAGGAATGAAAGACATGGAGGGGAAGAGGGGGGCCAGCTCCCTGAGTCCTGTGTCCACCAGCTGCTGCTAAATACCTCTCAGAAACTCTGCTTCTAGCTAAGGGGACTACTTCTCTCGGGAATCTCAATACTTGGAACAAGAACCTCGTGGATGGACCCTTTGGCAAAATGAATTGGACCAACCATAGGTTCCAGGACTGGAGAGCCAGCAATGCCTCCCTGGACAATCCCACTCAATTACTCTGCTCAGGTAAGACCAACTGAAAACCAGACCAATACAAATCGTTGctattcctgttttttgtttgtttgtttgtttgtttttgtgatagggtcttgctctgtcatccaggttggagtacaatggtgtgatcatggctcactacagcctcgacttcCCTAGCTTAAgtaattctcctatctcagcctctcaagaagctgggactacaggcatgcagcagcacacccagctaatttttgaatttttttttttttttttttttttttaagtagaggcaAGGTCTAGTctaatattgcccaggctggtctcaaactcctgagctcaggcggtcctcctgcctcgacttcccaaagtgctgggattataagcgtgagccactgcgcctggcttgtTGTTACTGTTAAATAATAGTCTGATCACTGAGTTCTTAAACAACTCCATGAGGTAGACATTCATATTctgtccatttcacagatgaggctcagaaaggttaagtgtcTGTCCTAAGATCACAGTTAGGAAGTGTCTGAGACCTAGGTCACTGAACTTTAAATCTCAGGCACTTTCATGACATCCTCCTTTGTTCTTCTCGCCCCTACCCACCTCCTCTGCCTGCCCAGGATAGGTACTTGCCTTTCTAGCCCTGGATAGACACCCTCATGCTGTGTCCCCCTTGCTGTAAACAGGTGTGCTCCACTCCCACCAGCCTCCCCCAGCTGGTGACCCAAGTTCCTCTCTCATTGCTCAGGGCTTATGTGTGTCATctgccccaccccactcccccatACATCATGCCCTGTGACTTGGTGCCTCGTCTTGTGTGATTCATGGCTGGTGCCCTGGGCACTGGGAAGATCTGGTTTCCAAGACCCCTTCCTACCCTCCATCCAGTAGCTGTCAAAGGGAAACTTGGTGAGGTCAGCTATGTCACTCAGAAGGGAGACAGGgaaaaaggcagaaaggaagggaGCTGTTAGGATACCCAACAGTATTCCATCTGGCCTTGGTGCCCCCAAAGACTGTGAAACTTGGTATTTGTGTTCCCAGATGCAATTTATCCAAGGTGGCTAATAAATTGCCCTAGTGATCCAATgagctccccccaccccaccttggCTGCAGTCTCTGCATTGTGCAGCCAGCTCCTCAAGACATGTGGTCTGAGAGGTGCTATCTGCTGTTGTTGTAACCAAGCGAGTTATAGAGAAACGccacactctgagatgaattcaggAGTCCTTTATTAGTTGGCGACCAAGAGATGGCTAGTGCTCAAAATTTTCTTGGCTCTGAAGAAGGGGCTAGACTTTCTTTTGTACTTTGATTTAGAAAGGGGAGGCTCGTTAAAACAATCTTAGAGAAGTaagcaaaaagttaaaaggaTAAATGGTTACAGGAAAGCAAACAGTTCCAGGTGCAGGTGCAGGGGTTTTAAATCTATCACAAGGTGATAGACGCTGGGCTTTGGGTGCTATCAACCGGACACAAACGCAGGGGCTCTGGGTGCTATTAAGTGGGTGAATTCCTGGGAACTGCGGATGTAGCTTGCCACAGTATCTTATCAGTTAATTTCATTTTGGATGTGCTGGGAGTCAGCTTGCACAAGTTAAGTCCTTGAGGAAGGAGGGTGGGTAAGGGGCTGCAAATGAAGGAGCCAAGATGGAGTCTGTCTGGCTATCCTAGCTAAGGGAGAGTCAATTCAGGTTAAAACAAGGTAGGGTATCACACTATAAGGGCTGAATCATGCAACTTCACTTTATGGGGAATAAACAGGAAGGAGCCTGAATGCAGGTAAAGAGAGCTTTGGGTTTGGAGTCAAAATGCGGACTCCAGTCCTGGCTGCAGTATTTGCCTCAGGCAAGTGCCTTCCCCTGAGATTCCTCACCTATGCAATGGGAGAGTTTAAGATTCCTTCTAGCTCTGAGAATCTACAGATGGAATGTGGCTGGAGAGGGGATGGGCTTTGTGTCTCCATTCCTGGAGGCAGGAGAAATTCTTTCCCGGTGTGAATAattctccccttccccaccagAGCATGGACACGCTCTCACGCCTGCCACATTTTCCTAGTCGTAGCTCTACTGGCCTTGCCTATGTCCTGATCCTGTCAACCCTTTCACGTgcccctcccaaaatgctgggattacaggcgtgagccactgctcctccCCCAGGTACCTAGCACTGCACCATCCTGGTTATCTCTTTTTCTGGACCTCCTATCGTATCTGCTAACCCTTGGTAAGAATGGTAGATCTCTGGAGTGAACCAATCACATGGAGGCAGCAGAACGTACTGTGTATGAACACACGATTTAAAGTCAGAGACACGGAGGTTTACGTCCGAACTCTGCCACTTATCAGTCTTATAACTCTGAGCAAGTGTGATCCCCGAGAGCTGTTTTTCTTTACTGTATAATAGGAATAATGATTGTTCCTATCTCAAGTCTATTTATGAAGACTAAACAAGATAATGAATGTGCCCAGTATATATTAAGTTCACAATGAACAGTAGCTAATATTACCATTTAGGATTCTGTAGAGCTCGTTTGCATGGGTGTGCAAGAATTACCTTCATATCTCCTTCATAttactttcctctcctttcccttacGCAGAGAACATCACCACCCTGAAGCCAGAGACTAACCCTGAAGGACTCAGCAGGTGGGTGAGAGAAGGGCTGGACCCATGAAGGAGGAAGGTGGGCTCCTGGAGAAGGGATCTGTGGGGATTGGTGTGAGTGGGGCCACGGCTATGGAGGCTAGAGCTGAAGAGAGGGGCTAAAATGGAGGCAGGAGATGGTTGGCCACTAAGGAGGTGGAAGCCTGGAAGTGGGAGAGCTCCTACAGGGGCGAGGAGGCCCCAGGGCACTTTTGTGGAGGGTCACCAAAGCCAGCCAGAGCAGCTGGATGATCCTCATGTCTCTTGGTTGCTTCCTTCAGTCTAAGCACAGCAGCCACAGCCCTTTCTGGCTCCATTGCTGTGGTGGCCCTCATCTTGCTCCTGGTGGGTCTCTTGTCCATGACCCTGAAGAAATGGAGGCATGAGAGTGAGTTGAACAAGCTGGCCCTGGAACTGGGAATGAAGAGAGGAGAAACTGGGGGCAGAGACTGGGGTGTCTTCCCTACGGGCAGCCTTGTCGGAGTGGGGGCAGGTAGTGGGAGGGTAATATGAAGGAGATATGAAGAGGAGACCTCTTCTGTAGAGTTGTTGGGGACTCTGCACAGCAATAAGACTTACTCATCACGCAAGTTCTTCTTGCTGAAAGCGATATATAGTATAAGCCATCTGCATATATGCTTATGGTCTACATGCCTCAGCTAAAAGAAATATTGATGCCAAATAATCTCTTCTAAAtcataaacaaaattataaattataaagtgTACTCATTTCTCCTGTGTCTTCCTGGGAATTTAACTTAGTCTCAGAGGCCCAATAGGCTGAGTGAGGTGGATTTTGCATTTTGAAGTTAAGCCCTAAATCCAGCAAACAACTGAGTAAAGATGGTTATTAACCCAACACAGACTGACTCTGAGTTTATCCATTTTTCTAGGACTATTTAAGAAACAACTGAGGCATCAGGCCAACTTTCCCCACAAGTCCTCGGTAAGGAGCTAGTCCAGTCGCACGTAGAGGGGGGCTCCTGGCCTCCTTGCTGCTTCCTACCTACCTAGACCCCACAGAGAGGGTGGTGGGATGAGGCAGGGGGCAGATCTGGAGGAAATGTTTCTGAAAACAGATCTAGGGCTTGTGCAGCAAGAACTCAGCATTCTACTTGCTGTCCTGTAGGGACAGCCTAGTGCCTGGTTTTGTCTTTGGGAGTCCCTGGCGCCCAGCGGTCTGCCTCTAACCAGGGTTCTGTCTCTAAAGGATCTTTCCCGCCATGCCGATGCCATATATTCCAACGTGATCAACCTGGCCCCCCAGAAGGAGGATGACTTTGCTGTCTATGCCAACATGCCCCCTTTTCATCACCCCAGGAGGACATCGCCAGACCAAGTGGAATATGCCTCCATTGAATTCCACTGATGGGAAGCCAACGAGATGCTCAGAGTGGGGGTCAGACCTGGCCCAGCTGGATCGTGGCATACCCTTTGCTTTAGATTTATGtgtgtgttaaaaaaaatacataggccaggagcagtggctcacacttgtatccctggaggctaaggcaggcagatcatgaggtcaagatatcgagaccatcctggccaacatggtgaaaccccatctctactaaagatacaaaaattagccagacgtggtggcacatgcctgtaatcccagctacttgggaggctgaggcaggagaatcacttgaacccagggggcggaagttgcagtgagccaagatcacaccactgcactccagcctggcaacagagtaagactccatctctaaaaaaaatacataaataaaataaaacaaaaaacaaaaaacaaacaaaaaaacataaaaacatattctGAGGGAGGTGGATGGCTGgacatttcttttaatttattagaCTCAAAGTACAGTTCTAATAGGAAGGAGTGACATACAAGAGACACAGGACATGCTCATCCAgaccacccccagccccagaggCACGGGGTGAGACAGACTGGCCAATAAGGGAACCCGCTGAGCTCCTGCCCCTCCTGGGGCAAAAGGGCTGAGGAGGGGGATTCAGACCATTTCAGGCCCAGCTGCTTTTGTCTCTCCAGTCTCGCCCTATCAGGAGTTAACACCCCGTGGGAGTCAACTTAGGAGTCATGCTCATGTCTGTGATCAAGTGCGTGGCTGACTGCCTGCTGTGTCTGCACAGTACAATTGCTGGACAATATGCCAGGTGTAGGGGAGGAGGCACAGCGGGGCTGCAGGTGCCTGGGAAGTGCTTCCTACTGAGGAAATGGTGAGCTCCCAGGAAGCATGGGGGCCGCCTgagaaagagggcagggaaggagtGCCAAGCGGGAAGTGGGCTGTGTGTCATCGCTGGCCAGAGACAGCTCCCGTGGGAACTGTGGTAGATGACTGGAACTTTACAATTGATTCACTCCTTCTTTTCATCATTCACAAATACTCATTAAGCACTTCCATGATCTAGGTCCTGGGAATATAGCAGTGAACCCAACAGACAAAGCCTTGTCCTCACAGAGCTTACCTTCtagaatgaacaaagaaacacacaaacacacaaaatgtCAGATGGTGGGATGTGCTATGGGGAAATAAAGCAAGCATTCTCTACCCTACACTTCCTTGTAAGAGGTGAGAGTGGGTTGCTAGTTTGT
This DNA window, taken from Macaca mulatta isolate MMU2019108-1 chromosome 1, T2T-MMU8v2.0, whole genome shotgun sequence, encodes the following:
- the RHEX gene encoding regulator of hemoglobinization and erythroid cell expansion protein isoform X2, with protein sequence MNWTNHRFQDWRASNASLDNPTQLLCSENITTLKPETNPEGLSSLSTAATALSGSIAVVALILLLVGLLSMTLKKWRHERLFKKQLRHQANFPHKSSDLSRHADAIYSNVINLAPQKEDDFAVYANMPPFHHPRRTSPDQVEYASIEFH